From Candidatus Baltobacteraceae bacterium, the proteins below share one genomic window:
- a CDS encoding aldehyde dehydrogenase family protein has protein sequence MTTQVITPKPLFDEALEFVRKLGVQTRYDNFIGGKFVPPVKGRYFTDTSPINGQPLADFARSSPEDIELALDAAHRAKSAWGKVSPAERAAVLNAIADRIDKNLQVLARVETMDNGKPIRETLAADVPLAADHFRYFAACLRAEEGALTQLDDQTVAYHFREPLGVVGQIIPWNFPLLMAAWKLCPALAAGNCVVLKPASETPFSVMVLMSLIADVLPPGVVNVVNGKGSEVGQALAANPRIAKVAFTGETTTGRLIMQYASENIIPMTLELGGKSPNIFLADVMDADDAFLDKALEGFALFAFNKGEVCTCPSRALIQESIFEKFMERAVKRVGKIKVGNPLNPETMMGAQNSKDQLEKILRYIGIGKEEGAKCVTGGGRAEVSEDIKNGYYVKPTVFVGNNKMRIFQEEIFGPVLSVTTFKTVDEAIAIGNDTLYGLGAGVWSRNGTNAYRVGREIQAGRVWTNCYHLYPAGAAFGGYKQSGFGRETYKSDLEAYQQTKNLLVSYSDKALGFF, from the coding sequence GTGACCACTCAAGTCATTACGCCGAAACCGCTCTTTGATGAAGCACTCGAGTTCGTCAGAAAGCTCGGTGTACAGACGCGATACGACAACTTCATCGGCGGCAAATTCGTGCCGCCAGTCAAGGGCCGCTATTTCACCGACACCAGCCCGATCAACGGTCAGCCGTTGGCGGATTTTGCGCGTTCGAGTCCCGAAGATATCGAACTTGCCCTGGACGCCGCACATCGGGCGAAAAGCGCGTGGGGGAAGGTTTCACCGGCGGAGCGCGCCGCGGTCCTGAACGCGATTGCCGATCGCATCGATAAAAATCTCCAAGTACTCGCCCGCGTCGAGACGATGGACAACGGCAAACCGATTCGCGAGACGCTGGCAGCGGACGTACCGCTCGCAGCCGATCACTTCCGCTATTTCGCCGCCTGCCTACGCGCCGAAGAGGGCGCGCTCACGCAGCTCGACGACCAGACGGTCGCGTATCATTTCCGCGAACCGCTCGGCGTGGTCGGACAGATCATTCCGTGGAACTTCCCGCTGCTGATGGCCGCGTGGAAACTCTGCCCCGCGCTCGCCGCCGGAAACTGCGTCGTGCTCAAGCCCGCATCGGAAACGCCGTTCAGCGTGATGGTGCTGATGAGTTTGATCGCCGACGTGCTTCCGCCGGGCGTCGTCAACGTCGTGAACGGCAAGGGTTCCGAAGTGGGTCAGGCGCTCGCGGCCAACCCGCGCATCGCCAAAGTCGCCTTTACCGGCGAAACCACGACCGGCCGGCTGATCATGCAGTACGCATCGGAAAACATCATTCCGATGACGCTCGAACTCGGCGGCAAATCACCCAACATCTTCCTGGCCGACGTGATGGATGCCGATGACGCATTCCTGGACAAGGCGCTCGAAGGCTTCGCGCTCTTTGCCTTCAACAAGGGCGAAGTCTGCACGTGCCCGTCCCGCGCGCTGATCCAAGAATCGATCTTCGAGAAATTCATGGAGCGCGCCGTCAAGCGGGTCGGGAAGATCAAAGTCGGCAATCCGCTCAATCCCGAAACGATGATGGGCGCGCAAAACTCGAAAGACCAACTCGAGAAGATCCTGCGCTACATCGGCATCGGCAAAGAAGAAGGCGCCAAGTGCGTCACCGGCGGCGGACGCGCCGAAGTTTCCGAAGACATCAAGAACGGGTACTATGTCAAGCCGACCGTCTTCGTCGGCAACAACAAGATGCGCATCTTCCAGGAAGAGATCTTCGGACCGGTACTCTCGGTCACGACCTTCAAGACCGTGGACGAAGCGATCGCAATCGGTAACGACACGCTTTACGGCTTGGGTGCCGGCGTCTGGAGCCGCAACGGCACGAACGCCTATCGCGTCGGACGCGAAATCCAAGCGGGCCGCGTGTGGACCAATTGCTACCATCTCTATCCGGCCGGTGCGGCCTTCGGTGGATACAAGCAATCGGGCTTTGGCCGGGAGACGTATAAATCGGATCTCGAGGCCTATCAGCAAACCAAAAATCTGTTAGTCAGCTACAGCGACAAGGCCCTGGGCTTCTTCTAA
- a CDS encoding DUF779 domain-containing protein: MAERVVFTPAAVALVRRLQACHGPLIFHQSGGCCEGSAPMCYRAGEFRVGANDVLLGTIEGTPFYIGAEQLKQWGDHMQFIIDAVPSHSDSFSLETRDDMRFTTGARSF, from the coding sequence ATGGCCGAACGGGTCGTGTTCACGCCTGCAGCCGTCGCTCTCGTACGGCGACTGCAGGCGTGCCATGGCCCGTTGATTTTCCATCAATCGGGCGGCTGCTGCGAAGGCAGCGCGCCGATGTGCTATCGGGCGGGCGAGTTTCGCGTGGGCGCGAATGACGTCTTACTCGGTACGATCGAGGGGACGCCGTTCTACATCGGCGCCGAGCAGCTCAAGCAGTGGGGTGACCACATGCAGTTCATCATTGATGCCGTACCCTCGCACAGCGACAGCTTCTCGCTGGAGACGCGCGACGATATGCGTTTTACCACCGGAGCGCGCTCGTTCTGA
- a CDS encoding zinc-dependent alcohol dehydrogenase family protein, with translation MRAMVLEKPAAIETNPLTLKDIPQPVPAEDELLVRIRTCGVCRTDLHVTEGELPPKHPAIVPGHEIVGIVERAGAACTRFKPGDRVGIAWLRDTDGTCKFCRRAHENLCPNARFTGWDHDGGYAEFATIREAYAYTIPAAIDDEHAAPLLCAGIIGFRAIKRAAIEPGMTVGLYGFGGSAHLALQVLKHWKCRIFVMSRGGVHRDLAGELGADWIGEAEDTPPTRLDAAIMFAPAGNLVPPAMRALDRGGVLAVAGIYLTDIPALNYERELFYERELRSVTANTRADGEEFLRIAGEIPIKTYTVPMNLEDANRALTMLKHDELRGAAVLHLS, from the coding sequence ATGCGGGCGATGGTGCTCGAGAAGCCGGCGGCAATCGAAACCAATCCGCTGACGCTCAAAGATATTCCTCAGCCGGTTCCGGCCGAGGACGAGTTGCTCGTGCGCATTCGCACCTGCGGCGTCTGCCGCACCGACTTACACGTGACCGAGGGTGAATTGCCGCCGAAGCATCCGGCGATCGTTCCCGGACACGAGATCGTCGGCATCGTTGAACGCGCGGGCGCCGCGTGTACGCGCTTCAAACCCGGCGATCGCGTCGGCATCGCTTGGCTACGCGACACCGACGGCACCTGTAAATTCTGCCGGCGCGCACACGAAAATCTCTGCCCCAACGCTCGTTTTACCGGCTGGGATCACGACGGCGGCTACGCCGAGTTTGCCACGATTCGCGAAGCGTACGCGTACACTATTCCGGCCGCGATCGACGACGAGCATGCCGCGCCGCTGCTCTGCGCCGGGATCATCGGCTTCCGCGCGATCAAACGCGCTGCGATCGAACCGGGCATGACCGTCGGCCTGTACGGTTTCGGCGGATCGGCGCATCTCGCGCTGCAAGTGCTCAAGCATTGGAAGTGCCGCATCTTCGTGATGAGCCGGGGCGGCGTGCACCGCGATCTCGCCGGCGAGCTCGGCGCGGATTGGATCGGCGAGGCGGAGGACACCCCGCCCACGCGCCTGGACGCGGCAATCATGTTCGCGCCGGCCGGCAACCTGGTGCCGCCCGCCATGCGCGCGCTCGATCGTGGCGGAGTGCTCGCGGTCGCGGGCATCTATCTCACCGACATTCCCGCGCTGAACTACGAGCGCGAACTCTTCTACGAGCGCGAACTACGCAGCGTCACGGCCAACACGCGCGCCGACGGTGAAGAGTTTCTCCGCATAGCCGGCGAGATTCCGATCAAGACTTACACCGTGCCGATGAACCTAGAAGACGCAAACCGGGCGCTCACGATGCTCAAACACGACGAGCTGCGCGGCGCCGCCGTGCTGCACCTCTCCTGA
- a CDS encoding exodeoxyribonuclease III, with the protein MRVITLNVNGIRSAARKGLFAWLAAQNADAVALQETRSQEHQLPLEASALARYHSYYVDAQRPGYSGVALYTRREPIAVTRGLGWPDMDAEGRYIEADFGDLRIASVYVPSGTSGPARQAVKMNFLERFLIFLAGLRKTGREYVICGDYNIAHNAIDTFDPVRNSSVTGFFPEERAWMDALVDGAGWVDAFRVVNDEPKQYTWWPNWPKAYPNNLGWRIDYQMITPGLRSAVSAASIYKQNRFSDHAPLTVDYDL; encoded by the coding sequence ATGCGCGTTATCACGCTCAACGTCAACGGCATCCGGTCGGCGGCGCGTAAGGGGCTGTTCGCCTGGCTTGCGGCGCAAAACGCGGACGCCGTCGCACTGCAGGAGACGCGCTCGCAGGAGCATCAGCTTCCCCTCGAGGCCTCGGCGCTGGCGCGCTATCATAGCTACTACGTCGACGCTCAACGGCCGGGTTACAGCGGCGTCGCGCTCTATACGCGGCGCGAACCGATCGCGGTTACACGAGGCTTGGGGTGGCCCGACATGGACGCCGAAGGGCGCTACATCGAAGCGGACTTCGGCGATCTGCGCATCGCCAGCGTCTACGTTCCCTCGGGAACCTCCGGCCCGGCGCGTCAGGCGGTCAAAATGAATTTCCTCGAGCGCTTCCTGATCTTTCTCGCCGGATTGCGCAAGACCGGACGCGAGTACGTCATCTGCGGCGACTACAACATCGCGCACAACGCGATCGACACGTTCGATCCGGTACGCAACAGCAGCGTGACCGGTTTCTTTCCAGAAGAACGCGCGTGGATGGACGCGCTCGTCGACGGTGCCGGTTGGGTCGATGCGTTCCGGGTGGTCAATGACGAGCCGAAACAGTACACGTGGTGGCCGAACTGGCCGAAGGCCTATCCAAACAATCTCGGCTGGCGCATCGATTACCAAATGATCACACCGGGCTTGCGCTCGGCTGTTTCCGCGGCTTCGATTTATAAGCAGAATCGCTTTAGCGATCACGCGCCGCTTACCGTTGACTACGACCTGTAG